The following proteins are co-located in the Corynebacterium aquilae DSM 44791 genome:
- a CDS encoding metal ABC transporter substrate-binding protein → MNIFTRGTTQHGRSWRTGALAAAGCALLTLSACSSGGTTTDAAASDSADSADALKVVATTTQICDYVTQIVAGAPGDPSSSLRLHKTAADGTVTDLGSAHDDAPVVDLTCILAPNASAHDHELTRQQMKAFGNAQLLLVSGVDLEHFLDQGIESSGFHGTLAVTSGILTASEVTDLDAELAKEKDLPYTVFRGSQKVDIAKWPFPPEEGESEPEFTYDPHVWTSPKNVEVQVKNIGEALDQVDPDHKKQYNEAVSNFEAQLKDLDNWAAQAFNSVPKEHRVLFTSHDAFGYLSRDYGIDFIGAALSDFNSQQDATADHIAQAAKEVKDSGAVAIFAENSTNPKSIEAVGKAAGVKVITGEDALYGDSLGPDGSAGQTYIGSIIHNVDQLVTAWGGTVPPLPNPLKAYAPAK, encoded by the coding sequence ATGAACATCTTCACCCGCGGAACGACACAACACGGCCGTAGCTGGCGCACCGGCGCCCTCGCCGCAGCTGGCTGCGCACTGCTGACCTTAAGCGCCTGCTCCTCCGGTGGCACCACCACCGACGCGGCCGCCAGCGACAGCGCCGACAGTGCAGACGCCCTCAAGGTTGTGGCTACCACCACCCAGATCTGCGACTACGTCACCCAGATCGTCGCCGGCGCCCCCGGCGATCCCTCCTCCAGCCTGCGGCTGCACAAAACCGCCGCCGACGGCACCGTCACCGACTTAGGCTCCGCCCACGACGACGCGCCCGTGGTTGATTTGACCTGCATCCTGGCCCCCAACGCCTCCGCCCACGACCACGAGTTGACCCGCCAACAGATGAAAGCCTTCGGCAACGCCCAGCTGTTGCTCGTCAGCGGCGTCGACCTGGAACACTTCCTCGACCAAGGCATTGAATCCTCCGGCTTCCACGGCACCCTCGCCGTGACCAGCGGCATCCTCACCGCCAGCGAGGTCACCGACCTGGATGCGGAATTGGCCAAGGAAAAAGACCTGCCCTACACCGTGTTCCGCGGCAGCCAAAAAGTCGACATCGCGAAATGGCCCTTCCCGCCGGAAGAAGGGGAAAGCGAACCCGAATTCACCTACGACCCCCACGTGTGGACTAGCCCCAAAAACGTAGAAGTCCAGGTCAAAAACATCGGCGAAGCCCTCGACCAGGTCGACCCGGACCACAAGAAGCAGTACAACGAAGCCGTCAGCAACTTTGAGGCACAACTCAAAGACCTCGACAACTGGGCCGCCCAAGCCTTCAACAGCGTGCCCAAGGAACACCGGGTCCTGTTCACCTCCCACGATGCCTTCGGCTACCTCTCGCGCGACTACGGCATCGACTTCATCGGAGCGGCGCTGAGCGACTTCAACTCCCAGCAAGACGCCACCGCCGACCACATCGCCCAAGCCGCCAAGGAAGTCAAAGACTCCGGCGCCGTGGCCATCTTCGCCGAAAACTCCACCAACCCGAAGTCCATCGAAGCCGTCGGAAAAGCCGCCGGCGTGAAGGTGATCACCGGTGAAGACGCCCTCTACGGCGACTCGCTTGGCCCCGACGGATCCGCCGGCCAAACCTACATCGGATCCATCATCCACAACGTCGACCAGCTCGTCACCGCATGGGGCGGCACCGTGCCGCCGCTGCCCAACCCGCTCAAGGCCTACGCCCCGGCGAAATAA
- a CDS encoding metal ABC transporter ATP-binding protein has translation MSAPATPPALTFHNADFTYPGTHSPSLTKVTGTLAPGEGLALIGPNGAGKTTLLKGILGQLKHTGTVEILGCAPGHTPKGSIGYVPQLADVDASFPVTVFDVVAMGLIATRSPFKKLSRSQRARIDDAIAHVDLAGKAKTRFGKLSGGQRQRVLLARAIAAQPRLVLLDEPFNGLDHPNREALVNIINDMKKDGVAVVASTHDVSLAEETAEKVALLAGTQIAFGPMDEALSPTNVATAYGGRQHEDVMRISQGTGAH, from the coding sequence ATGAGCGCACCAGCCACCCCACCCGCCCTCACCTTCCACAACGCTGATTTCACCTACCCCGGCACCCACAGCCCATCCCTGACCAAGGTGACCGGCACCCTCGCGCCGGGCGAAGGCCTCGCACTCATCGGGCCCAACGGTGCAGGAAAAACAACCCTGCTCAAAGGGATTCTCGGGCAACTCAAACACACCGGCACCGTCGAAATCCTCGGCTGCGCCCCCGGCCACACCCCCAAAGGCTCCATCGGGTACGTACCCCAACTCGCGGACGTCGACGCCAGCTTCCCCGTCACCGTCTTCGACGTCGTCGCCATGGGACTGATTGCCACCCGCAGCCCCTTTAAAAAACTCTCCCGCAGCCAACGCGCCCGCATCGACGACGCCATCGCCCACGTCGACCTGGCCGGCAAAGCCAAAACCCGCTTCGGCAAACTCTCCGGCGGGCAACGCCAACGCGTCCTGCTGGCCCGCGCCATCGCCGCCCAACCCCGCCTGGTGCTGCTCGACGAACCCTTCAACGGGCTCGACCACCCCAACCGGGAAGCCCTCGTCAACATCATCAACGACATGAAAAAAGACGGAGTCGCCGTCGTCGCCTCCACCCACGACGTCTCCCTGGCCGAAGAAACCGCAGAAAAAGTCGCCCTGCTCGCCGGCACCCAAATCGCCTTCGGCCCCATGGACGAAGCCCTTAGCCCCACCAACGTCGCCACCGCCTACGGCGGCCGCCAACACGAAGACGTCATGCGCATCAGCCAAGGCACAGGAGCACACTGA
- a CDS encoding metal ABC transporter permease gives MFRPFVMLVALGIIAGLVGVLVNLRRMEFDAEAAVHSIFPGVVAGAVYGGIDAIVPAASIVAIFVTIALVVVHRIAKNHGSNHDEAGTAVVLTSFFALGVVMLLKKGDMSGQLEALMFGRLLHVSDSRLVESLIVCLIALIILAITWRTQIFCAFDEQGARAAGINTTLIDLIITGCVAAVVVAGSTAVGIVLVVGYLVIPGAAARLLTRTIRGMVTVSIAVGILGGYAGMLSLDLPTQRPLSPQAAVSLTMVAIFLTIWLITQLTHLIRHRTPTPTPSHPTTDGTHHEGATPC, from the coding sequence ATGTTCCGCCCCTTCGTCATGCTCGTCGCCCTCGGCATCATCGCCGGACTCGTCGGCGTCCTCGTCAACCTCCGCCGCATGGAATTCGACGCCGAAGCCGCCGTGCACTCCATCTTCCCCGGCGTCGTCGCCGGCGCCGTCTACGGCGGAATTGATGCCATCGTCCCCGCCGCCAGCATCGTCGCCATCTTCGTCACCATCGCCCTGGTTGTCGTCCACCGCATCGCCAAAAACCACGGCAGCAACCACGACGAAGCAGGCACCGCCGTCGTCCTCACCAGCTTCTTCGCCCTCGGCGTCGTCATGCTCCTCAAAAAAGGCGACATGTCCGGCCAACTCGAAGCCCTAATGTTCGGCCGCCTCCTCCACGTCTCCGACAGCCGCCTCGTCGAATCCCTCATCGTCTGCCTGATTGCCCTAATCATCCTCGCCATCACCTGGCGCACCCAGATCTTCTGCGCCTTCGACGAACAAGGCGCCCGCGCCGCCGGCATCAACACCACCCTCATCGACCTCATCATCACCGGCTGCGTCGCCGCCGTCGTCGTCGCCGGATCCACCGCCGTCGGCATCGTCCTCGTCGTCGGCTACCTCGTCATCCCCGGCGCCGCCGCCCGCCTGCTCACCAGAACCATCCGCGGCATGGTCACCGTCTCCATCGCCGTCGGCATCCTCGGCGGATACGCCGGCATGCTCAGCCTCGACCTACCCACCCAACGCCCCCTATCCCCCCAAGCCGCAGTCTCGCTGACCATGGTGGCCATCTTCCTCACCATCTGGCTCATCACCCAACTCACGCACCTCATCCGGCACCGCACCCCCACCCCCACACCCAGCCACCCCACCACCGACGGGACGCACCACGAAGGAGCCACACCATGCTAA
- a CDS encoding metal ABC transporter permease, producing the protein MAPILTRPIIDIILLGALAGIVGVLAVTHERVFYAESITHGTFPGAVLGVVIGSHLGLNHDGLAISLMIGAAAMCIPLAWLMHRLASNNHLSNQAAAGIVLTLGFALGYFLNTWYAPLPLKIESFLTGSVLTVTNTDVTAAAITLALVTIGVWIQRHKIIYLAFDPQGFAATGINTTPIHALVLTAITLTLVVVIPAVGTILAIALVAAPAAAIIPLVNTPRALFIAAPITGITIGLAGLAIAIAADISAGGSIALTAGGFYILTRILRSTTKAQN; encoded by the coding sequence ATGGCCCCCATCCTCACCCGCCCCATCATCGACATCATCCTGCTCGGCGCACTCGCCGGCATCGTCGGCGTCCTCGCCGTCACCCACGAACGCGTCTTCTACGCCGAATCCATCACCCACGGCACCTTCCCCGGCGCCGTCCTCGGCGTCGTCATCGGCTCCCACCTCGGACTCAACCACGACGGACTCGCCATCAGCCTCATGATCGGCGCCGCCGCCATGTGCATCCCCCTCGCCTGGCTCATGCACCGACTCGCAAGCAACAACCACCTCAGCAACCAAGCCGCCGCCGGCATCGTCCTCACCCTCGGCTTCGCCCTCGGATACTTCCTCAACACCTGGTACGCACCCCTACCCCTCAAAATCGAATCCTTCCTCACCGGCAGCGTCCTCACCGTCACCAACACCGACGTCACCGCCGCCGCCATCACCCTCGCCCTAGTCACCATCGGGGTGTGGATCCAACGCCACAAAATCATCTACCTCGCCTTCGACCCCCAAGGCTTTGCCGCCACCGGCATCAACACCACCCCCATCCACGCCCTCGTCCTCACCGCCATCACCCTCACCCTCGTCGTCGTCATCCCCGCCGTCGGCACCATCCTCGCCATCGCCCTCGTCGCCGCCCCCGCCGCCGCCATCATCCCCCTCGTCAACACCCCCCGCGCACTCTTCATCGCCGCCCCCATCACCGGCATCACCATCGGACTCGCCGGACTCGCCATCGCCATCGCCGCCGACATCAGCGCCGGCGGCAGCATCGCACTCACCGCCGGCGGGTTCTACATCCTCACCCGCATCCTGCGCAGCACCACTAAAGCCCAAAACTAA
- a CDS encoding metal-dependent transcriptional regulator: MDVSSLPEKTQDYLKTVFFIGERSDTPASLSAIANEMGQKPSTTSEAIKRLAERGLVHHERYLGVTLTEQGQRLALAMVRRHRLIEMFLCQTLGYTWDEVHDEAEILEHAITETLLDRIDAHLGHPTRDPHGDPIPTADGTMDQVGADDLTTLTVGDTATIDRILDRDPELLRYLAAHGILPGAPITVTDAPYPGMLVIQTPGYDPAPITERALEAINIQQKP; this comes from the coding sequence ATGGACGTCTCCTCACTGCCCGAGAAAACACAGGACTACCTCAAAACAGTCTTCTTCATCGGCGAACGCAGTGATACCCCCGCCTCGCTGAGCGCCATCGCCAACGAAATGGGACAAAAACCCTCCACCACCTCCGAAGCCATCAAAAGGCTCGCCGAACGCGGCCTCGTCCACCACGAACGCTACCTCGGAGTCACCCTCACCGAACAAGGCCAACGCCTCGCCCTGGCCATGGTCCGCCGCCACCGGCTGATAGAAATGTTCCTCTGCCAAACCCTCGGCTACACCTGGGACGAAGTCCACGACGAAGCCGAAATCCTCGAACACGCCATCACCGAAACCCTCCTCGACCGCATCGACGCCCACCTCGGCCACCCCACCCGCGACCCCCACGGCGACCCCATCCCCACCGCCGACGGCACCATGGACCAAGTCGGCGCCGACGACCTGACCACCCTCACCGTCGGCGACACCGCCACCATCGACCGCATCCTCGACCGCGACCCCGAACTCCTGCGCTACCTCGCCGCCCACGGCATCCTCCCCGGCGCACCCATCACCGTCACCGACGCCCCCTACCCCGGCATGCTCGTCATCCAAACCCCCGGATACGACCCCGCACCCATCACCGAACGCGCCCTCGAAGCCATTAACATCCAACAAAAACCCTAA
- a CDS encoding tRNA (cytidine(34)-2'-O)-methyltransferase, whose protein sequence is MRSVSESVAVAGCADPFVHVVFDRPCIPPNTGNAIRMCANTGAHLHLAGPLGFDLEEKNLRRAGLDYHDLARVSVHEDFRAAFDALPGARVFAFTAHAEVRFTDVSYVPGDVLLFGTEPTGLGGDVLGDPRVTECVRLPMVPGNRSMNLSNAAAVAVFEVWRQLGFVGGR, encoded by the coding sequence GTGAGAAGTGTTTCTGAGTCTGTTGCTGTTGCCGGTTGTGCTGATCCTTTTGTGCATGTTGTGTTTGATCGGCCGTGTATTCCTCCGAATACGGGTAATGCGATTCGGATGTGTGCGAATACGGGTGCGCATCTGCATTTGGCGGGCCCGTTGGGGTTTGATTTGGAGGAGAAGAATTTGCGCCGGGCGGGGTTGGATTATCACGATTTGGCGCGGGTGAGTGTGCATGAGGATTTTCGGGCGGCGTTTGATGCGTTGCCGGGGGCGCGGGTGTTTGCGTTTACGGCGCACGCGGAGGTGCGTTTTACTGATGTGTCGTATGTGCCGGGGGATGTGTTGTTGTTTGGGACTGAGCCGACGGGCTTGGGTGGGGATGTGTTGGGGGATCCGCGGGTGACGGAGTGTGTGCGGTTGCCGATGGTGCCGGGGAATCGGAGTATGAATTTGTCGAATGCTGCTGCGGTGGCGGTGTTTGAGGTGTGGCGGCAGTTGGGTTTTGTGGGTGGCCGTTAG
- a CDS encoding bifunctional methylenetetrahydrofolate dehydrogenase/methenyltetrahydrofolate cyclohydrolase → MTALKLDGQLYRDEIFADLARRVDALKARGITPGLATVLVGDDPASHAYVKMKHRDCEQIGVNSIRKDLPADVTQEELNAVIDELNNDDACTGYIVQLPLPKHLDENAVLARINPDKDADGLHPTNLGKLVLNEDAPLPCTPNGSIHLLKRFGVELDGAHVVVIGRGVTVGRPIGLMLTRRSENSTVTLCHTGTRDLKAMTLQADVIIAAAGKAHMLTKDMVKPGAAVLDVGVSRVDGKLAGDVHPDVWEVAGAVSPNPGGVGPLTRAFLVRNVVERAEKAAGLSS, encoded by the coding sequence GTGACTGCACTCAAACTCGATGGACAGCTGTACCGCGACGAAATCTTCGCCGACCTGGCGCGCCGGGTCGACGCGTTGAAAGCCCGGGGAATTACCCCGGGGTTGGCAACCGTGCTGGTTGGCGATGATCCTGCTTCGCACGCTTATGTGAAGATGAAGCACCGCGACTGCGAACAGATCGGCGTCAACAGCATCCGCAAGGATCTTCCCGCGGACGTGACTCAGGAAGAACTCAACGCGGTCATTGACGAACTCAACAACGATGACGCATGCACGGGCTATATCGTGCAGTTGCCGTTGCCGAAGCACCTGGATGAAAACGCGGTGCTGGCCCGCATCAACCCGGATAAGGACGCTGATGGCCTGCACCCCACGAACCTGGGCAAGCTGGTGCTCAACGAGGATGCACCACTGCCGTGCACCCCTAATGGTTCTATTCACCTGCTGAAGCGCTTCGGCGTGGAGTTGGATGGCGCGCATGTGGTGGTCATTGGTCGTGGCGTCACGGTGGGCCGACCCATCGGTTTGATGCTGACCCGCCGCAGCGAAAATTCCACGGTGACGCTGTGCCACACCGGCACCCGTGATCTGAAAGCAATGACCTTGCAGGCGGATGTCATCATCGCTGCGGCCGGTAAAGCCCACATGCTGACCAAGGACATGGTCAAGCCGGGCGCTGCGGTGCTGGATGTGGGAGTGTCCCGCGTGGACGGCAAACTAGCAGGGGATGTGCACCCCGATGTGTGGGAGGTCGCTGGTGCGGTGTCCCCGAACCCCGGCGGGGTGGGCCCGCTGACGCGTGCTTTCCTGGTGCGCAATGTGGTTGAGCGCGCCGAAAAAGCCGCCGGCCTGTCCTCTTAG
- a CDS encoding DUF3017 domain-containing protein encodes MPHTTHKLDAMLRNPHDRRQKPSVFPVAAQWAGIAVFVVCLALSGVWALTDHWRRASFALGVAMLWLTLLRATCDSRVMGILAVRSRRFDMAFTAVLGSALVFLALSVDSLGSG; translated from the coding sequence ATGCCGCACACCACGCACAAGCTTGACGCCATGCTGCGTAATCCGCATGACCGCCGCCAAAAGCCATCGGTTTTTCCGGTGGCCGCGCAGTGGGCGGGCATTGCGGTGTTTGTGGTGTGCCTGGCGCTGTCGGGGGTGTGGGCGTTGACTGACCACTGGCGGCGCGCATCTTTCGCGTTGGGGGTGGCGATGCTGTGGTTGACGCTGCTGCGCGCGACCTGTGATTCCCGGGTGATGGGTATTTTGGCGGTGCGTTCGCGCCGCTTCGATATGGCGTTTACTGCGGTGTTGGGCTCGGCGCTGGTGTTTTTGGCCCTGAGCGTGGACTCTTTGGGCAGCGGTTAG
- the metX gene encoding homoserine O-acetyltransferase MetX, producing the protein MQFPSAPGTPATLPIGSFTTEAGAVIDDCVIAYHYWGTPQVDADGHSNIILVEHALTGDSDAATWWADLIGPGKAFDTEHYCVICTNVIGGCSGSTGPSSPHPDGNAWGSRFPALSIRDLVHAEAQFLSTLGVHHVQAVVGGSLGGARTLEWTLLYPTFMDAALVLAVSARASAWQIGIQQAQIGAITQDAHWHGGDYYATGTIPAEGLANARRIAHLTYRGELELDERFGADAQSGENPLGAFIDPHQRFAVNSYLDYQADKLVKRFDAGSYVILTEALNRHNIGLGRGGLNKALSSSQVPTMIAGVDTDILYPYHQQEHLSRNLGNLIGMAKIVSPVGHDAFLTESRQLDTIARRFLHYITTHPHNDGPAGSPREPLINLRGK; encoded by the coding sequence ATGCAGTTTCCTTCCGCACCCGGCACACCCGCCACGCTGCCCATCGGTAGTTTCACCACAGAAGCCGGCGCCGTCATCGACGACTGCGTCATCGCCTACCACTACTGGGGCACGCCCCAAGTCGACGCGGACGGCCACAGCAACATCATCCTCGTCGAACACGCCCTGACCGGCGACTCGGACGCCGCCACCTGGTGGGCTGATCTCATCGGCCCAGGCAAGGCCTTCGACACCGAGCACTATTGCGTGATCTGCACCAACGTCATCGGCGGCTGCAGCGGGTCCACCGGACCGTCCTCCCCACACCCGGACGGCAACGCCTGGGGCTCCCGCTTTCCTGCCTTATCCATCCGCGACCTCGTGCACGCCGAAGCCCAATTCCTCTCCACCCTCGGCGTCCACCACGTCCAAGCCGTCGTCGGCGGCTCCCTCGGCGGCGCCCGCACCCTGGAATGGACCCTGCTCTACCCCACCTTCATGGACGCCGCCCTCGTGCTGGCGGTCTCCGCACGCGCCAGCGCCTGGCAAATCGGCATCCAGCAGGCACAAATCGGCGCCATCACCCAAGACGCCCACTGGCACGGCGGCGACTACTACGCCACCGGCACCATCCCCGCCGAAGGACTAGCCAACGCCCGGCGCATCGCCCACCTGACCTACCGCGGCGAACTCGAACTCGACGAGCGCTTCGGCGCCGACGCCCAAAGTGGCGAAAACCCGCTCGGCGCCTTCATCGACCCCCACCAGCGTTTCGCCGTCAACAGCTACCTGGACTACCAGGCCGACAAACTCGTCAAACGCTTCGACGCCGGCAGCTACGTCATCCTCACCGAAGCCCTCAACCGCCACAACATCGGGCTCGGGCGCGGCGGGCTCAACAAAGCCCTATCGTCCTCTCAGGTGCCAACCATGATCGCCGGCGTCGACACCGACATCCTTTACCCCTACCACCAGCAGGAACATCTCTCCCGCAACCTGGGCAACCTCATCGGCATGGCAAAAATTGTCTCCCCCGTCGGCCACGATGCCTTCCTGACCGAATCCCGGCAGCTCGACACCATCGCCCGCCGCTTCCTGCACTACATCACCACCCACCCGCACAACGACGGCCCGGCCGGCAGCCCCCGCGAACCCCTCATCAACCTGCGCGGAAAATAA